The Lagenorhynchus albirostris chromosome 6, mLagAlb1.1, whole genome shotgun sequence genome includes a window with the following:
- the CRYBA2 gene encoding beta-crystallin A2 yields MSSAPAQGPAPASLTLWDEEDFQGRRSRLLSDCTNIGERVGLRRVRSVKVENGAWVAFEYPDFQGQQFILEKGDYPRWSAWSGSGGHHSDQLLSFRPVLCANHSDSRVTLFEGENFQGCKFELNDDYPSLPSMGWASKDVGSLKVSSGAWVAYQYPGYRGYQYVLEQDRHSGEFRNYSEFGTQAHTGQLQSIRRVQH; encoded by the exons ATGAGCAGCGCCCCCGCGCAGGGCCCAGCGCCCGCCAGCCTCACGCTTTGGGATGAGGAGGACTTCCAGGGCCGCCGCAGCCGGCTGCTGAGCGACTGCACCAACATCGGCGAGCGCGTAGGCCTGCGCCGGGTGCGCTCGGTCAAGGTGGAAAATGGCGC TTGGGTGGCCTTCGAGTACCCCGACTTCCAGGGACAGCAGTTCATTCTGGAGAAAGGTGACTATCCTCGCTGGAGTGCCTGGAGCGGCAGTGGCGGCCACCACAGCGACCAGCTGCTGTCCTTCCGGCCCGTGCTCTGCGCG AACCACAGTGACAGCCGTGTGACACTTTTTGAGGGGGAAAACTTCCAGGGCTGCAAGTTTGAACTCAATGATGACTACCCATCCCTGCCTTCCATGGGCTGGGCCAGCAAGGATGTGGGTTCCCTCAAAGTCAGCTCTGGAGC GTGGGTGGCCTACCAGTACCCAGGCTACCGGGGCTACCAGTATGTATTGGAGCAGGACCGCCACAGCGGGGAGTTCCGTAACTACAGTGAATTCGGCACGCAGGCCCACACTGGGCAGCTGCAGTCCATTCGGAGAGTCCAGCACTAG